The Pogona vitticeps strain Pit_001003342236 chromosome 6, PviZW2.1, whole genome shotgun sequence genome contains a region encoding:
- the FLT3LG gene encoding fms-related tyrosine kinase 3 ligand, which translates to MSWHYGIPNLSVVFLLLVSFSTPSESSQVCSFEHNPLHSGNFSREVGNLKQYLLFDYPVSVPSNLKLDAFCLELWEVHFINKNFNNMLSVSGNELKKLIQNVTRHTNFAKECNFTDSCVTFEKTNISHFLEPIPSLLATLRDKMNEQIDEEPVDFHNCTIIQCQPDLFTTPAGEKQRRTQPSEQNFLGRSYWGLLVIPVFPFLIILSLLCRKRSQRLPRFEEPNF; encoded by the exons ATGAGTTGGCACTATGGAATCCCAAATTTGTCTGTG GTCTTCCTTCTGCTGGTGTCATTTTCCACCCCATCTGAGTCAAGTCAGGTCTGCAGCTTTGAGCATAATCCTCTCCACAGTGGAAACTTTTCACGTGAAGTCGGAAATCTG AAACAGTACCTACTCTTCGATTACCCAGTATCAGTACCATCCAACCTGAAACTG GATGCATTCTGCCTGGAATTATGGGAAGTTCATTTCATTAACAAGAATTTCAATAACATGCTCAGCGTATCTGGGAATGAACTGAAGAAATTGATTCAGAATGTAACACGTCACACaaattttgctaaggaatgtaaCTTTACG GACAGCTGTGTCACTTTTGAGAAGACAAACATCTCTCACTTCCTGGAGCCTATTCCGTCTTTGCTTGCAACATTGAGAGACAAGATGAATGAACAGATCGATGAAGAGCCTGTTGACTTCCATAACTGCACCATTATTCAGTGCCAACCAG ACCTTTTTACCACTCCAGCTGGCGAAAAACAAAGAAGGACCCAGCCCTCCGAGCAAAACTTCCTGGGAAGATCCTACTGGGGACTCCTTGTCATTCCagtttttccctttctcatcATTTTGAGCCTTTTGTGCAGGAAAAGATCCCAG AGACTCCCAAGATTTGAGGAACCAAACTTTTGA